From one Aquila chrysaetos chrysaetos chromosome 7, bAquChr1.4, whole genome shotgun sequence genomic stretch:
- the LOC115343939 gene encoding uncharacterized protein LOC115343939, which translates to MSSPGFEHRWPCLPATRVWREREAWRGVSFLRPSEERRSGICAGERRGGRCPPPGGLGIVSTKRSLCGSRRCLPEERSGGHRVASLVLGNERGVREEKKKDDQKKRARPGFEPGTSRTLSENHTPRPTSRHKEPFLSLPEERSSAAAGSGPPAAGGGAGLGLRRRLEPTRAAGRSPGPNALFYCSRAHELVRGAEMRSPAKTASHKREVANGLRVTAERFQAGASL; encoded by the exons ATGAGCTCGCCCGGCTTCGAGCACCGCTGGCCGTGCCTGCCCGCCACGCGCGTCTGGCGCGAGCGCGAAGCGTGGAGGGGGGTGTCGTTCCTCCGCCCCTCGGAAGAGCGCAGGAGCGGTATCTGCGCAGGGGAGCGCCGCGGGGGCCGCTGCCCCCCACCCGGGGGACTCGGAATCGTTTCTACCAAGCGGAGCC TGTGTGGGAGCCGCCGGTGTCTGCCGGAGGAGCGCAGCGGAGGACACCGAGTCGCATCGCTGGTGCTGGGTAACGAGCGGGGcgtgagggaggaaaaaaaaaaagacgaccaAAAAAAGCGGGCTCGTCCGGGATTTGAACCCGGGACCTCTCGCACCCTAAGCGAGAATCATACCCCTAGACCAACGAGCCGCCATAAGGagccctttctctcccttccagAGGAACGCTCGAGCGCTGCCGCCGGGTCCGGCCCGCCCGCAGCCGGGGGCGGTGCAGGCCTCGGGCTGCGCCGTCGGCTGGAGCCGACGCGGGCTGCGGGTCGTTCGCCGGGCCCGAACGCTCTCTTCTACTGCAGCCGTGCCCACGAGCTTGTAAGAGGAGCCGAAATGAGAAGCCCCGCGAAAACAGCGTCACATAAACGTGAGGTGGCAAACGGGCTCCGTGTGACAGCCGAGCGTTTCCAGGCGGGTGCCAGCCTGTGA